One part of the Dyadobacter sp. 676 genome encodes these proteins:
- a CDS encoding TonB-dependent receptor, translated as MRKHLLRKLLRAFVMVLGVAGAFTAQAQDRRVTGKVVAAADGQGLPGVNVQVKNTTTGTVTDANGSYTIDVKSGDAVLVFSSIGFAKQEVTVGSQSIINVSLGDDVKSLSEVVVTGYGTQSKRDITGAVASLDAKQLLTTPSTNIGQALQGKVAGVTVGNENSPGGGVMVRIRGFGTINDNSPLYVVDGVPTKGNLNTLNLNDVENMQILKDASAASIYGSRAGNGVVIITTRRGKVGKPVFTYDMYFGTQRPGKMLDLVGTEDWANIYWKSKINSGDLKDGNPSSAQYGNGPKPEIPDYIFPTGVKENDPRVAKDANGNYVNYSKDIDAATFNSTKWLITKANKEGTKWLDEIFDPAPIQNHQLGVSGGNENGRYAMTLNMFDQKGIMIYTKYKRYSLRANTEFDINKRIRVGENFQIAYGQRVNQPEGNNHESNPTTFAYRMQPIIPVYDVTGTQFAGGRGSELGNSRNPVGDLWRNKDNVQKEMRLFGNAYAEVDILKNLTAKTSFGIDYNNYIFRNFTIRDIESPEARGSNSMTTTNNNELTWTWYNTLTYNLNLADNHRLNILLGTESIKSQFENFDASRTRFLIEDLENRYLSAGTAGQTNNGSGGGWALASEFGKINYAFKNKYLIDATLRRDRSSRFAPAYRVAYFPAASAGWIASDEEFMKGVNWLSYLKLRAGWGQTGNQEIGNYNSYTLFSLNPITSFYDLNGSRSSAQPGYELTQFGNIKAKWETTTSTNLGFDARVLNNKLDVVFDIYQRITTDMLFPVQPQYSLGVATAPFQNIGKMRNRGFDLGLSYDSKLTSDFSFTVGANISLYRNQVLKTTGNKESKYFGINDERITDFVVTQEGHPLSSFYGYIIDGIFQSDEEGKAAPLQFGSVNENKAGRYHFRDVNGDKKIDQNDRTFIGNPHPDFSYGFNLTLNYKAFTLAFFGQGVQGNDIFNYTKYFTDFPTFLGAKSRRVLEQSWEPGKTDAILPQLKTSDQVSIQPSTYYIENGSYFRAKNIQLTYNLPKVVTSKLGLGASRIYVQTQNLFTITKYSGMDPEVNLRNYNTGSDRQIGVDGGAYPVAKQFIVGVNLSF; from the coding sequence ATGCGCAAACATCTACTGCGAAAGCTTTTACGTGCTTTTGTAATGGTTCTTGGTGTAGCCGGGGCCTTTACTGCACAAGCCCAGGATCGCCGGGTTACCGGCAAGGTCGTTGCAGCTGCCGATGGCCAGGGGCTACCGGGTGTCAACGTTCAGGTGAAAAACACCACCACCGGGACCGTGACCGACGCGAACGGAAGCTACACCATCGACGTCAAGTCCGGTGATGCGGTCCTGGTTTTCTCCTCCATCGGTTTCGCCAAACAGGAAGTCACTGTCGGCTCTCAATCCATTATCAACGTTTCGCTTGGCGATGACGTCAAAAGCCTGAGCGAAGTGGTCGTGACGGGTTATGGTACCCAGTCCAAGCGCGACATTACGGGAGCGGTGGCTTCCCTGGATGCCAAGCAACTGCTCACGACGCCATCCACCAATATCGGCCAGGCTTTGCAGGGCAAGGTAGCCGGTGTGACGGTCGGCAACGAGAACAGCCCCGGAGGCGGCGTGATGGTCCGCATCCGCGGGTTCGGTACGATCAACGACAACTCTCCCCTTTATGTCGTGGACGGCGTTCCCACCAAAGGCAACCTGAACACCCTTAATCTGAACGATGTGGAAAATATGCAGATACTCAAAGATGCATCGGCAGCTTCCATCTACGGTTCAAGGGCGGGTAACGGCGTGGTGATCATCACGACCCGCCGGGGCAAGGTCGGCAAACCGGTATTTACCTACGATATGTACTTCGGCACCCAGCGTCCGGGCAAAATGCTGGACCTGGTGGGTACCGAAGACTGGGCGAACATCTACTGGAAGTCGAAAATCAACTCGGGCGACCTGAAAGACGGCAACCCGAGCAGTGCCCAGTACGGCAACGGGCCTAAACCCGAAATCCCCGATTACATTTTCCCGACCGGCGTTAAGGAGAACGATCCCAGGGTAGCCAAGGACGCCAACGGCAACTACGTGAATTACAGCAAGGACATCGACGCCGCTACATTTAACTCTACGAAATGGCTTATTACGAAGGCCAATAAAGAGGGTACCAAATGGCTGGACGAAATCTTCGATCCCGCACCCATCCAGAATCACCAGCTGGGCGTTTCGGGCGGCAATGAGAATGGTCGCTACGCCATGACGCTCAACATGTTCGATCAGAAGGGTATCATGATTTACACCAAATACAAGCGTTACAGCCTGCGCGCCAATACCGAATTCGATATCAACAAGCGCATCCGGGTCGGTGAGAACTTTCAGATTGCATACGGGCAACGCGTGAACCAGCCCGAGGGTAACAACCACGAAAGTAACCCCACCACTTTTGCCTACCGCATGCAACCTATCATTCCGGTTTATGATGTAACAGGAACCCAGTTTGCGGGCGGACGCGGTTCGGAGCTGGGTAACAGCCGTAACCCGGTGGGCGACCTGTGGCGCAATAAAGACAATGTACAGAAGGAAATGCGCCTGTTCGGGAACGCCTATGCCGAGGTGGATATCTTGAAGAACCTGACAGCCAAGACCAGCTTTGGTATCGATTATAACAACTATATCTTCCGGAACTTCACGATCCGGGATATCGAATCGCCGGAAGCCAGGGGTTCCAATTCCATGACGACTACGAATAATAACGAGCTGACATGGACCTGGTATAACACCCTGACTTACAACCTAAATCTGGCGGACAATCACCGTTTGAACATTCTACTTGGTACGGAGTCCATCAAGAGCCAATTCGAAAACTTCGACGCGAGCCGCACACGGTTCCTGATCGAGGACCTCGAAAACCGCTATCTGAGCGCAGGTACAGCCGGCCAGACCAATAACGGTTCCGGTGGCGGCTGGGCACTGGCTTCGGAATTTGGAAAGATCAATTATGCATTCAAGAACAAATACCTGATCGATGCGACTTTGCGCCGCGACCGCTCTTCGCGTTTCGCACCTGCCTACCGCGTAGCGTATTTCCCGGCTGCGAGCGCGGGCTGGATTGCCTCCGATGAAGAGTTCATGAAGGGCGTCAACTGGCTTTCTTATCTGAAATTACGCGCGGGATGGGGACAAACCGGTAACCAGGAAATCGGTAATTACAACTCCTACACGCTTTTCAGCCTGAACCCCATCACCTCGTTCTATGACCTGAACGGCTCGCGGAGCTCCGCCCAGCCGGGTTATGAGCTTACTCAGTTCGGTAACATAAAGGCAAAATGGGAAACTACGACGTCTACCAACCTCGGTTTCGACGCCCGCGTCCTGAATAACAAGCTGGACGTAGTGTTCGATATTTACCAGCGTATTACGACGGACATGTTGTTTCCGGTCCAGCCGCAATACTCGCTGGGTGTCGCTACCGCGCCGTTCCAGAATATCGGTAAAATGCGTAACCGCGGTTTCGACCTGGGCCTCAGCTACGACAGCAAGCTCACTTCGGATTTCTCATTCACCGTCGGCGCGAATATCAGCCTTTACCGAAACCAGGTGTTGAAAACAACCGGTAACAAGGAATCCAAATACTTCGGGATCAACGACGAACGGATCACCGATTTCGTCGTGACACAGGAAGGCCATCCGCTTTCCTCGTTCTATGGATATATTATCGACGGCATTTTCCAGAGTGACGAAGAGGGTAAGGCGGCGCCATTGCAATTCGGAAGCGTTAACGAGAACAAGGCGGGACGCTATCATTTCCGCGACGTAAACGGCGACAAGAAGATCGACCAGAACGACCGCACTTTTATTGGCAACCCGCACCCGGATTTCTCATATGGTTTTAATTTAACACTGAATTACAAAGCATTCACCCTCGCGTTCTTCGGGCAGGGAGTACAGGGTAATGATATTTTCAATTACACCAAATACTTCACCGACTTCCCCACCTTCCTCGGTGCGAAGAGCCGCCGTGTTTTGGAACAATCGTGGGAACCCGGAAAAACGGACGCGATTCTGCCGCAGCTGAAAACCTCAGATCAGGTAAGTATCCAGCCATCGACCTACTACATCGAAAACGGCTCCTATTTCCGTGCGAAGAACATCCAGCTGACATACAACCTGCCTAAGGTAGTTACCTCGAAGCTCGGCCTGGGCGCCAGCCGGATTTACGTGCAGACCCAGAACCTTTTCACTATCACGAAGTATTCGGGAATGGATCCGGAAGTTAACCTGCGCAACTATAACACAGGTAGCGACCGCCAGATCGGCGTAGACGGAGGCGCTTATCCGGTGGCGAAACAATTCATCGTCGGTGTAAATCTGAGCTTCTAA